In Microtus pennsylvanicus isolate mMicPen1 chromosome 12, mMicPen1.hap1, whole genome shotgun sequence, the following proteins share a genomic window:
- the Nat8l gene encoding N-acetylaspartate synthetase: MHCGPPDMVCETKIVAAEDHEALPGAKKDALLAAAGAMWPPLPAAPGPAVAPPPSPGPQPHGGTGGAGPPEGRGVCIREFRAAEQEAARRIFYDGILERIPNTAFRGLRQHPRTQLLYALLAALCFAVTRSLLLTCLVPAGLLALRYYYSRKVILAYLECALHTDMADIEQYYMKPPGSCFWVAVLDGNVVGIVAARAHQEDNTVELLRMSVDSRFRGKGIAKALGRRVLEFAMLHNYSAVVLGTTAVKVAAHKLYESLGFRHMGATDHYVLPGMTLSLAERLFFQVRYHRYRLQLREE, translated from the exons ATGCATTGTGGGCCTCCCGACATGGTCTGCGAGACGAAGATCGTGGCTGCGGAGGACCATGAGGCACTGCCGGGGGCCAAGAAGGACGCGCTGCTCGCCGCCGCCGGAGCCATGTGGCCCCCGCTACCTGCCGCGCCCGGGCCGGCCGTCGCGCCCCCACCCTCGCCAGGTCCCCAGCCCCACGGAGGCACGGGGGGCGCGGGGCCGCCGGAGGGGCGCGGCGTGTGCATCCGCGAGTTCCGCGCAGCCGAACAGGAGGCGGCGCGCCGCATCTTCTACGACGGCATCTTGGAGCGCATCCCCAACACGGCTTTCCGCGGCCTGCGGCAGCACCCGCGCACCCAGCTGCTCTACGCCCTGCTGGCGG CCCTCTGCTTTGCTGTGACCCGCTCACTGCTGCTGACGTGCCTGGTGCCAGCGGGGCTCCTGGCCCTGCGCTACTACTACAGCCGAAAGGTGATTCTGGCCTACCTGGAGTGTGCGCTGCACACGGACATGGCTGACATAGAGCAGTACTACATGAAGCCACCTG GATCCTGTTTCTGGGTGGCCGTGCTGGATGGCAATGTTGTGGGCATCGTGGCCGCTCGGGCCCATCAAGAGGACAATACGGTGGAGCTGCTCCGCATGTCCGTGGACTCACGCTTCCGCGGCAAAGGCATCGCCAAGGCTCTGGGCCGGAGGGTGCTGGAGTTTGCCATGCTGCACAACTACTCTGCAGTGGTACTGGGCACCACAGCCGTTAAGGTGGCCGCCCACAAGCTCTATGAATCACTGGGCTTCAGACACATGGGCGCAACTGATCACTACGTGCTGCCTGGCATGACCCTCTCGCTGGCCGAGCGCCTCTTCTTCCAGGTCCGCTACCACCGCTACCGCCTGCAGCTACGCGAGGAGtga
- the Nicol1 gene encoding NELL2-interacting cell ontogeny regulator 1 isoform X1 — protein sequence MRACGSRCVFRPPSRVARAAGRGSVNRGRPRAPSSAMAPAPRFLLSPPTLLLLLLLLSLALLGARAESAAGSAVPAQSRPCVDCHAFEFMQRALQDLRKTAYSLDARTETLLLQAERRALCACWPAGR from the exons ATGCGCGCGTGCGGGTCGCGGTGCGTATTCCGTCCTCCTTCCCGAGTCGCCCGCGCTGCTGGTCGCGGTTCCGTGAACCGCG GGCGGCCCCGGGCTCCCTCCTCGGCCATGGCCCCCGCGCCCAGGTTCTTGCTGTCGCCGCCgactttgctgctgctgctgttgctgctgagcCTGGCACTGCTAGGCGCCCGCGCCGAGTCCGCCGCCGGGAGCGCTGTCCCCGCGCAGA GCCGTCCGTGTGTGGACTGCCACGCGTTTGAATTCATGCAGCGCGCCCTTCAGGACCTACGGAAAACGGCCTACAGCCTGGACGCGCGG ACGGAGACCCTTCTGCTGCAGGCTGAGCGCCGGGCTCTGTGTGCCTGCTGGCCGGCTGGACGCTGA
- the Nicol1 gene encoding NELL2-interacting cell ontogeny regulator 1 isoform X2, translated as MAPAPRFLLSPPTLLLLLLLLSLALLGARAESAAGSAVPAQSRPCVDCHAFEFMQRALQDLRKTAYSLDARTETLLLQAERRALCACWPAGR; from the exons ATGGCCCCCGCGCCCAGGTTCTTGCTGTCGCCGCCgactttgctgctgctgctgttgctgctgagcCTGGCACTGCTAGGCGCCCGCGCCGAGTCCGCCGCCGGGAGCGCTGTCCCCGCGCAGA GCCGTCCGTGTGTGGACTGCCACGCGTTTGAATTCATGCAGCGCGCCCTTCAGGACCTACGGAAAACGGCCTACAGCCTGGACGCGCGG ACGGAGACCCTTCTGCTGCAGGCTGAGCGCCGGGCTCTGTGTGCCTGCTGGCCGGCTGGACGCTGA